The proteins below are encoded in one region of Aeromonas veronii:
- a CDS encoding fimbrial protein yields MKTNARFTILALAVGGLLSLPADAFNGTITINGEVTAGTCAIAVNGGNASAIVTLPTVSTNALTSIGQTAGATGFNLALTGCPVTGSVRAYFENVGVAQATGNLTNKAVAAGGKNPAQNVEVQILSANSSPIDLRTNTNNSLVNFSGTGTATLYYSAQYVATGAVVAGLVSSDLIYSLDYH; encoded by the coding sequence ATGAAGACTAACGCTCGCTTTACGATACTTGCACTCGCCGTGGGCGGGCTGCTCTCCCTGCCCGCTGACGCCTTCAATGGCACCATTACCATCAACGGCGAAGTGACCGCTGGCACCTGCGCCATCGCCGTCAATGGCGGCAACGCATCGGCCATTGTGACCCTGCCCACGGTGAGTACCAACGCCCTGACCAGCATTGGCCAGACCGCCGGGGCGACGGGCTTCAATCTGGCGCTTACCGGCTGCCCGGTGACGGGATCGGTGCGGGCCTACTTCGAGAATGTCGGTGTGGCCCAGGCCACGGGCAATCTGACCAACAAAGCCGTGGCCGCCGGTGGCAAGAACCCGGCCCAGAATGTGGAGGTACAGATCCTCTCTGCCAACAGCAGTCCCATCGATCTTCGCACCAACACCAACAACTCGCTGGTCAATTTCAGCGGCACCGGCACGGCAACCCTCTATTACAGCGCCCAGTATGTGGCGACCGGCGCCGTGGTTGCCGGTCTGGTCTCATCGGATCTCATCTACTCCCTCGACTATCACTGA
- a CDS encoding peptidoglycan DD-metalloendopeptidase family protein produces MRRLLFLVLLLGSTQLYAEPGFITRLLNHPVPGGVAVVPLGEGEKAPGVRYQDKPVLVVREEGRRWIAIVGIPLKGATGAQQLTLSDGRTLGFTVGTKHYREQHIKLKNTRQVNPLAEDMARINRELAEQTKAYQTFSPVQPSNLMFDKPVNGPLSSPFGLRRFFNGEERNPHSGLDFAVGAGTPIKSPAAGRVILIGDYFFNGKTVFVDHGQGLISMFCHMSKVDVKLGQSLPRGGIVGRVGATGRATGPHMHWNVSLNDTRVDPAIFIGAFKP; encoded by the coding sequence ATGCGCCGCCTCTTGTTCCTTGTCCTGCTGCTCGGCAGCACCCAGCTCTATGCCGAGCCCGGCTTCATCACTCGCCTGCTCAACCATCCCGTTCCTGGTGGCGTGGCCGTGGTGCCGCTGGGTGAGGGAGAAAAGGCGCCCGGCGTCCGCTATCAGGACAAACCCGTGCTGGTGGTGCGAGAAGAGGGGCGCCGCTGGATAGCCATCGTCGGCATCCCTCTCAAGGGTGCCACCGGTGCCCAGCAATTGACCCTGAGTGATGGCCGCACGCTCGGCTTCACGGTGGGTACCAAGCACTACCGGGAACAGCACATCAAGCTGAAGAACACGCGCCAGGTCAACCCGCTGGCCGAAGACATGGCGCGCATCAACCGGGAACTGGCGGAACAGACCAAGGCCTATCAGACCTTCAGCCCGGTCCAGCCCAGCAACCTGATGTTCGACAAACCGGTCAACGGCCCCCTCTCCAGCCCCTTCGGCCTGCGCCGTTTCTTCAATGGTGAGGAACGCAACCCTCACTCGGGCCTCGACTTCGCCGTCGGCGCCGGTACCCCCATCAAGTCTCCGGCGGCAGGCCGGGTGATCCTGATTGGCGACTACTTCTTCAACGGCAAGACCGTGTTCGTCGATCATGGCCAGGGGCTCATCAGCATGTTCTGCCACATGTCCAAGGTGGACGTGAAGCTGGGGCAGAGCCTACCCCGGGGCGGCATCGTCGGCCGGGTCGGGGCCACCGGCCGCGCCACCGGGCCTCACATGCACTGGAACGTCAGCCTGAACGACACTCGCGTCGATCCCGCCATCTTCATCGGCGCCTTCAAGCCCTGA